One window from the genome of Oryctolagus cuniculus chromosome 1, mOryCun1.1, whole genome shotgun sequence encodes:
- the FAM219A gene encoding protein FAM219A isoform X6, which yields MMEEIDRFQDPAAASISDGDCDAREEKQRELARKGSLKNGSMGSPVNQQPKKNNVMARTRLVVPNKGYSSLDQSPDEKPLVALDTDSDDDFDMSRYSSSGYSSAEQINQDLNIQLLKDGYRLDEIPDDEDLDLIPPKSVNPTCMCCQATSSTACHIQ from the exons GACCCAGCCGCCGCCTCTATCTCAGACGGAGACTGTGACGCCCGGGAGG AGAAGCAGCGGGAGCTGGCCCGGAAGGGCTCCCTGAAGAATGGCAGCATGGGCAGCCCTGTCAACCAGCAACCCAAGAAAAACAATGTCATGGCCCGGACAAG GCTGGTCGTCCCCAATAAAGGCTACTCCTCACTTGACCAGAGCCCAGATGAGAAGCCACTGGTTGCCCTTGACACAGACAG CGATGATGACTTTGACATGTCCAGATACTCCTCCTCTGGCTACTCCTCTGCTGAG CAGATCAACCAAGACTTGAACATCCAGCTGCTGAAGGACGGCTACCGGTTAGACGAAATCCCTGACGACGAGGACCTAGACCTCATCCCCCCCAAGTCCGTGAACCCCACCTGCATGTGCTGCCAGGCCACGTCCTCCACCGCCTGCCACATTCAGTAG
- the FAM219A gene encoding protein FAM219A isoform X3: MMEEIDRFQDPAAASISDGDCDAREGESVAMNYKPSPLQVKLEKQRELARKGSLKNGSMGSPVNQQPKKNNVMARTRLVVPNKGYSSLDQSPDEKPLVALDTDSDDDFDMSRYSSSGYSSAEQINQDLNIQLLKDGYRLDEIPDDEDLDLIPPKSVNPTCMCCQATSSTACHIQ, translated from the exons GACCCAGCCGCCGCCTCTATCTCAGACGGAGACTGTGACGCCCGGGAGGGTGAGTCAGTAGCCATGAATTACAAACCATCCCCGCTCCAAGTGAAGCTGG AGAAGCAGCGGGAGCTGGCCCGGAAGGGCTCCCTGAAGAATGGCAGCATGGGCAGCCCTGTCAACCAGCAACCCAAGAAAAACAATGTCATGGCCCGGACAAG GCTGGTCGTCCCCAATAAAGGCTACTCCTCACTTGACCAGAGCCCAGATGAGAAGCCACTGGTTGCCCTTGACACAGACAG CGATGATGACTTTGACATGTCCAGATACTCCTCCTCTGGCTACTCCTCTGCTGAG CAGATCAACCAAGACTTGAACATCCAGCTGCTGAAGGACGGCTACCGGTTAGACGAAATCCCTGACGACGAGGACCTAGACCTCATCCCCCCCAAGTCCGTGAACCCCACCTGCATGTGCTGCCAGGCCACGTCCTCCACCGCCTGCCACATTCAGTAG